One part of the Eucalyptus grandis isolate ANBG69807.140 chromosome 10, ASM1654582v1, whole genome shotgun sequence genome encodes these proteins:
- the LOC104421680 gene encoding translation initiation factor IF-2 isoform X1 — MDVQPAQVPAGKPQPPRQKPGRKANGPSKAVAARDPPISRQKRVFGTSRNTNVPAKPATEKQPAAKPSTGVGRKRVQSAPKSPPTVGAALASAAEKTSPEREKPEPRKKSVCFEEESPENLGDAPAEKTSPERADFKPKKKSVCFEEKSPKNSGDAPAEKASSERANPKPKKKSVCFEEKSPKNLGDESAVGPRTPVQAPFAAVAKPRRSGTPYYTAENCSKCRFDRLETASYWLGQIKLAEPVGKHFVSASFFRMALECKAEPIRNLRIELKRYLSRHLHLSEEEEWRNLSLGYGILKDEPNSGPQNPDCREASVRLSIESNRDDDREHQDTEDELIDLKEE, encoded by the exons ATGGATGTTCAGCCCGCGCAGGTTCCAG CAGGGAAGCCTCAGCCGCCGAGACAGAAACCCGGCAGGAAAGCGAACGGGCCGTCGAAGGCCGTCGCCGCCAGAGATCCTCCGATTTCCAG gcAGAAGCGCGTGTTCGGTACGTCGCGGAACACCAACGTTCCGGCGAAACCGGCGACGGAGAAACAACCCGCTGCGAAACCCTCGACGGGGGTTGGCCGGAAACGGGTCCAGTCGGCGCCGAAAAGCCCACCCACCGTCGGTGCCGCTCTAGCATCGGCTGCGGAGAAGACGTCTCCGGAGAGAGAGAAGCCTGAGCCGAGGAAGAAGAGCGTTTGCTTCGAAGAGGAATCGCCTGAGAATTTGGGCGATGCGCCGGCAGAGAAAACGTCTCCTGAGAGAGCGGACTTCAagccgaagaagaagagcgTTTGCTTTGAAGAGAAATCGCCTAAGAATTCGGGCGATGCGCCCGCGGAGAAAGCGTCTTCGGAGAGAGCGAACCCTAagccgaagaagaagagcgTTTGCTTCGAAGAGAAATCGCCTAAGAATTTGGGCGACGAGAGCGCGGTCGGGCCTCGGACCCCGGTCCAAGCGCCTTTTGCTGCCGTGGCAAAGCCGAGGAGGTCCGGGACGCCCTATTACACAGCCGAGAATTGCAGCAAGTGCAGGTTCGATCGGCTGGAGACCGCTTCGTACTGGCTTGGCCAGATCAAGCTGGCAGAGCCTGTCGGGAAGCATTTCGTCTCGGCGAGTTTCTTTCGGATGGCTCTGGAATGCAAGGCCGAG CCCATCCGGAACCTGCGCATCGAGCTGAAGCGTTACTTGTCACGGCACCTGCACTTATCGGAAGAGGAAGAGTGGAGAAACCTGTCTCTCGGCTATGGAATCCTGAAGGATGAGCCCAATTCAGGTCCCCAAAATCCAGATTGCAGGGAAGCCAGTGTGAGGCTGAGCATCGAAAGCAACCGTGATGATGATCGAGAACATCAGGATACAGAGGACGAGCTCATCGACTTGAAGGAGGAATAG
- the LOC104421680 gene encoding uncharacterized protein LOC104421680 isoform X2, with protein sequence MDVQPAQVPGKPQPPRQKPGRKANGPSKAVAARDPPISRQKRVFGTSRNTNVPAKPATEKQPAAKPSTGVGRKRVQSAPKSPPTVGAALASAAEKTSPEREKPEPRKKSVCFEEESPENLGDAPAEKTSPERADFKPKKKSVCFEEKSPKNSGDAPAEKASSERANPKPKKKSVCFEEKSPKNLGDESAVGPRTPVQAPFAAVAKPRRSGTPYYTAENCSKCRFDRLETASYWLGQIKLAEPVGKHFVSASFFRMALECKAEPIRNLRIELKRYLSRHLHLSEEEEWRNLSLGYGILKDEPNSGPQNPDCREASVRLSIESNRDDDREHQDTEDELIDLKEE encoded by the exons ATGGATGTTCAGCCCGCGCAGGTTCCAG GGAAGCCTCAGCCGCCGAGACAGAAACCCGGCAGGAAAGCGAACGGGCCGTCGAAGGCCGTCGCCGCCAGAGATCCTCCGATTTCCAG gcAGAAGCGCGTGTTCGGTACGTCGCGGAACACCAACGTTCCGGCGAAACCGGCGACGGAGAAACAACCCGCTGCGAAACCCTCGACGGGGGTTGGCCGGAAACGGGTCCAGTCGGCGCCGAAAAGCCCACCCACCGTCGGTGCCGCTCTAGCATCGGCTGCGGAGAAGACGTCTCCGGAGAGAGAGAAGCCTGAGCCGAGGAAGAAGAGCGTTTGCTTCGAAGAGGAATCGCCTGAGAATTTGGGCGATGCGCCGGCAGAGAAAACGTCTCCTGAGAGAGCGGACTTCAagccgaagaagaagagcgTTTGCTTTGAAGAGAAATCGCCTAAGAATTCGGGCGATGCGCCCGCGGAGAAAGCGTCTTCGGAGAGAGCGAACCCTAagccgaagaagaagagcgTTTGCTTCGAAGAGAAATCGCCTAAGAATTTGGGCGACGAGAGCGCGGTCGGGCCTCGGACCCCGGTCCAAGCGCCTTTTGCTGCCGTGGCAAAGCCGAGGAGGTCCGGGACGCCCTATTACACAGCCGAGAATTGCAGCAAGTGCAGGTTCGATCGGCTGGAGACCGCTTCGTACTGGCTTGGCCAGATCAAGCTGGCAGAGCCTGTCGGGAAGCATTTCGTCTCGGCGAGTTTCTTTCGGATGGCTCTGGAATGCAAGGCCGAG CCCATCCGGAACCTGCGCATCGAGCTGAAGCGTTACTTGTCACGGCACCTGCACTTATCGGAAGAGGAAGAGTGGAGAAACCTGTCTCTCGGCTATGGAATCCTGAAGGATGAGCCCAATTCAGGTCCCCAAAATCCAGATTGCAGGGAAGCCAGTGTGAGGCTGAGCATCGAAAGCAACCGTGATGATGATCGAGAACATCAGGATACAGAGGACGAGCTCATCGACTTGAAGGAGGAATAG